Genomic window (Sphingosinicella microcystinivorans):
CGGCACGGTGCCGGTGCTTCCTGAAAACGGAGAGATCCGCGTCAGCTTCGACAGCGTCGGCATGAGCGAGGCGCAGACGCTGACGCTCATCAACGACGAGCGCCGCGCCGTCGTGCGCGTGCTCGGCTCGGGCGAGGTGAGGGTCGATGCGGGGGCGTGAGCAAGGCTTCACGCTGATCGAGGTGATGGTCGCGATGGCCGTGCTCGGCCTCGCCGTGCTCGCGCTGATCCGGCTCGGCGCCGCCAACGCCGCGACGGCGGGCCGCGTCGAGGACGTGCTGCTCGCCGACATCGTTGCCGAGAACGCCGTCGTCGACGCGCTCACCCAGCCCGCGCCGCCGGCGCTCGGCGAAACCACGGGCACGGTGGTGAATGCCGGCGTGAACTGGACGGTGACGCGGCAGGTCGCGCGCACGGAGAACCCGCGCCTTGTCCGCATCTCGGTCGCCGTGCGCGGTCCCGGCGGCGCGGCGGGCGATCTCACCGCCTTCCGGGGCGTCGCTGCGCCGTGAGGAACGGCTTCACCCTCGTCGAGACGCTGGTCGCGCTGTTCGTCTTCTCGCTGCTCGCGGCGGCGGCGGTCGTCGTGCTCGGCAACTCCGCCGACGCGCAGCTTCGCCTGTCCAACGTGTCTGCCTCGGTGCAGGATTTCCAGCGCCTGCGCGCCGCGCTCCGTGCCGATCTCGCTCAGGCCGCTGAGCGCCTGCCGCGCGGCGAGGCCGGGGAGGTGCGCCCGGCCTTCGAGAGCAGCGACGGCAGTGGGCGGCTGTTCGCCTTCGTCCGCCGCGGCTGGGAGAACCCCGGCGCCGCGCCGCGCGCCTCGGTGCAATATGTCGAGTACCGGCTTGAGAACGGTGCCATCGTGCGCCGCGCCCGCCCAATGGTGGACGGTGCGGCGTTCGGCGAGCCTGCCGTGCTGGCGAAGGGTGTCGCGTCCGTCGAGGTCGCATACCGCGCCGCGCCGGACCCGGCGTCAGATGCTG
Coding sequences:
- the gspI gene encoding type II secretion system minor pseudopilin GspI — encoded protein: MRGREQGFTLIEVMVAMAVLGLAVLALIRLGAANAATAGRVEDVLLADIVAENAVVDALTQPAPPALGETTGTVVNAGVNWTVTRQVARTENPRLVRISVAVRGPGGAAGDLTAFRGVAAP
- the gspJ gene encoding type II secretion system minor pseudopilin GspJ, encoding MRNGFTLVETLVALFVFSLLAAAAVVVLGNSADAQLRLSNVSASVQDFQRLRAALRADLAQAAERLPRGEAGEVRPAFESSDGSGRLFAFVRRGWENPGAAPRASVQYVEYRLENGAIVRRARPMVDGAAFGEPAVLAKGVASVEVAYRAAPDPASDAVSTADWRPAWDPLQPTILPAAVRIDATTARFGIVRQLFLTQVPL